The following proteins are co-located in the Mycolicibacterium goodii genome:
- a CDS encoding histidine phosphatase family protein yields the protein MGVVFLVRHGQARAHAYGAAARSRSEGGLTELGRRQAELAGRALAGRVDAITAAVSGDLARQEETLEHVLTAAAHEGTPISDPHWNEYDMDAILGGGGLATGPAGRELQSSVDAALQNWITPAEETATSAIETYEQYRQRCARALEAVRDLAGRGQTVVAVSSSGTITQIVAQLWGLSESSWITLSRTMINASISKLIVGSTGVSVVSVNEHSHLDAVDETGARPLMTFR from the coding sequence GTGGGTGTGGTGTTTCTCGTTCGGCACGGCCAGGCGCGTGCCCACGCCTACGGCGCGGCCGCCCGGTCCAGGTCCGAGGGCGGCCTGACCGAGCTGGGCCGCAGGCAGGCCGAACTCGCGGGCCGAGCACTGGCCGGGCGGGTCGACGCGATCACCGCCGCGGTCTCGGGTGATCTGGCGCGCCAGGAGGAGACCCTCGAACATGTGCTGACCGCGGCGGCCCACGAGGGCACGCCGATCAGCGACCCGCACTGGAACGAGTACGACATGGACGCCATCCTCGGCGGCGGCGGGCTGGCCACCGGGCCGGCCGGACGCGAACTGCAGTCCAGTGTCGATGCCGCACTGCAGAATTGGATCACGCCCGCCGAGGAAACCGCCACGTCCGCCATCGAAACCTATGAGCAGTACCGGCAACGCTGCGCACGCGCCCTGGAGGCGGTGCGTGACCTCGCAGGCCGAGGGCAGACCGTGGTGGCGGTGTCGTCGTCGGGCACCATCACCCAGATCGTCGCACAGCTCTGGGGACTGTCGGAGAGCAGCTGGATAACGTTGTCACGCACCATGATCAACGCGTCGATCAGCAAGCTCATCGTCGGCTCGACCGGGGTGTCGGTGGTGTCGGTCAACGAACATTCGCATCTCGACGCGGTGGACGAGACCGGCGCGCGGCCGTTGATGACGTTCCGCTGA
- a CDS encoding N-acetylmuramoyl-L-alanine amidase, which produces MLVWLADALRAEGLDVDEIDGWRANGDGDFGDVWGIICHHTGGDDISAETIARGTRQRPGPLSNVLINRDGSITVVAAGVAHHAGPGYHPDLPHADVDTRTIAVHAELRGHQKYPREQYLGYVRSCAAVLRHINQPASHVLGHQEWNSAQRDPCLSMDQLRADIAAHLHSHVQSAP; this is translated from the coding sequence ATGCTGGTCTGGCTTGCCGACGCGCTTCGCGCAGAAGGGCTCGACGTCGACGAGATCGACGGCTGGCGGGCAAACGGTGACGGCGACTTCGGCGACGTCTGGGGCATCATTTGCCACCACACCGGAGGCGACGACATCTCCGCGGAAACCATCGCCCGCGGTACCCGGCAACGGCCGGGCCCGCTGTCGAACGTGCTGATCAACCGTGACGGCAGCATCACCGTCGTGGCCGCGGGCGTCGCTCATCACGCCGGGCCGGGCTACCACCCCGACCTGCCGCACGCCGACGTCGACACCCGCACCATCGCGGTGCACGCCGAACTGCGCGGCCATCAGAAGTACCCGCGCGAGCAGTACCTCGGCTATGTCCGCAGCTGCGCCGCGGTGCTGCGGCACATCAACCAGCCCGCCTCCCATGTGCTCGGCCATCAGGAGTGGAACTCCGCACAGCGGGATCCGTGCCTGAGCATGGATCAACTGCGCGCCGACATCGCCGCGCACCTGCACTCCCATGTGCAGTCCGCGCCGTGA
- a CDS encoding FadR/GntR family transcriptional regulator: MIRGRAMVDAAGDGSRQRVIGQAVLRPRQQVEETIRAAILSGELKSGEMLPPEAELARQFNVSRTTLREALRVLSSQHLITKVPGARGGNFVQSVDYHSLGTVMTEAVNNLLTLGSIRFDEVADVRQYLEVPSVRLAAVNRSDEDLAGLTTIVQKQKTASVDDPEVPDLDRQFHTLIARASGNRVLASCVAALHHATEPVHYLDLSPEVGRQTVRQHAAILRAIDDRDPDAAQESIVKHLTYLRKHIAAHRADHAGN, from the coding sequence GTGATCAGAGGGCGGGCGATGGTCGACGCGGCCGGCGACGGCTCCAGACAGCGCGTGATCGGGCAGGCCGTACTGCGGCCGCGTCAACAGGTCGAGGAGACCATTCGGGCCGCGATCCTGTCCGGCGAACTCAAGAGCGGAGAGATGCTGCCGCCCGAGGCCGAGTTGGCGCGGCAGTTCAACGTCAGCCGCACGACGCTGCGGGAAGCGCTGCGCGTCCTGTCCTCACAGCACCTGATCACCAAGGTTCCCGGTGCGCGTGGCGGAAACTTCGTCCAGTCGGTCGATTACCACTCGCTGGGCACCGTGATGACCGAAGCGGTGAACAATCTGCTGACCCTGGGCAGCATTCGGTTCGACGAGGTCGCCGACGTCCGCCAGTATCTCGAGGTGCCCTCCGTTCGCCTGGCCGCGGTCAACCGATCCGACGAGGACCTGGCCGGGCTCACCACGATCGTGCAGAAACAGAAGACCGCGTCGGTGGACGATCCGGAGGTCCCGGACCTCGACCGCCAGTTCCACACCCTGATCGCACGGGCATCCGGGAACCGGGTGCTGGCATCCTGCGTGGCGGCCCTGCACCACGCGACCGAACCCGTGCACTACCTGGATCTCTCGCCCGAAGTGGGCAGGCAGACGGTGCGTCAGCACGCGGCGATCCTGCGCGCGATCGACGACCGCGATCCCGACGCCGCGCAGGAGTCGATCGTCAAGCACCTGACCTACCTGCGCAAGCACATCGCCGCGCATCGAGCGGATCACGCCGGGAATTGA
- a CDS encoding 3-hydroxyacyl-CoA dehydrogenase family protein, whose translation MSFPAQVGVFGGGRMGAGIAHAFLVAGSAVTVIEADEDAAAAAAGRVRSSLQKAAARNTLGAELDEVVARLSVVAPGALAGALTGAELVVEAVPELADLKAAVLAKVENVAPGAVLATNTSSLSIDRLAADLARPERFIGLHFFNPVPVSELVEVVVGSKTDAGLVTAAQGWVAALGKTAITVTDSPGFASSRLGVAIALEAMRMLEDGVATAEDIDTAMTLGYKHPMGPLRTTDIVGLDVRLAIAEHLAREIGPRFEPPAILRDKVAAGHLGRKTGRGFYSW comes from the coding sequence ATGAGTTTTCCCGCACAGGTCGGCGTGTTCGGCGGTGGCCGCATGGGCGCAGGCATCGCGCATGCGTTCCTGGTCGCCGGTAGCGCGGTCACGGTCATCGAGGCCGACGAGGATGCCGCGGCGGCCGCGGCCGGGCGGGTGCGGTCGAGCCTGCAGAAGGCCGCTGCGCGAAACACTCTCGGCGCCGAGCTCGACGAGGTGGTCGCGCGGTTGTCGGTGGTCGCCCCCGGCGCGCTGGCCGGCGCACTGACCGGCGCGGAGCTCGTGGTCGAGGCGGTGCCGGAGCTTGCCGACCTCAAGGCCGCGGTGCTGGCGAAGGTGGAAAACGTGGCGCCCGGCGCGGTGCTGGCCACCAACACCAGTTCGCTGTCGATCGATCGGCTGGCCGCGGATCTCGCCCGGCCCGAGCGCTTCATCGGCCTGCACTTCTTCAACCCGGTCCCGGTCAGTGAGCTCGTCGAGGTCGTGGTCGGCTCCAAGACCGACGCCGGGCTCGTCACAGCGGCGCAGGGTTGGGTTGCGGCCCTTGGCAAGACCGCGATCACCGTCACCGATTCACCCGGTTTCGCGTCGTCGCGGCTGGGCGTGGCCATCGCCTTGGAGGCCATGCGCATGCTCGAAGACGGTGTGGCCACGGCCGAGGACATCGACACCGCGATGACACTGGGCTACAAGCATCCGATGGGGCCGCTGCGCACCACGGACATCGTCGGCCTCGACGTCCGGTTGGCGATCGCCGAGCACCTGGCGCGCGAGATCGGCCCGCGCTTCGAACCGCCCGCGATCCTGCGCGACAAGGTGGCGGCCGGTCACCTCGGCCGCAAGACGGGCCGGGGTTTCTACAGCTGGTGA